In Sphingomonas phyllosphaerae, one DNA window encodes the following:
- a CDS encoding DNA-directed RNA polymerase subunit alpha, which produces MSVNAKNWQELKKPNQLEKKSGDGKRKATFIAEPLERGFGLTLGNALRRVLLSSLQGAAVTSIKIENVLHEFSSLAGVREDVTDIVLNVKQIALKMQGEGPKRLQLSATGPAEVKAGDIAVSGDIEVMNPDLVICHLDEGATFNMELTADVGKGYVAAVNNRPADAPIGLIPVDALYSPVRQVSYKVDPTRVGQDLDYDKLTLTIETDGTVTPEDAVGYAGRILQDQLALFVHFDDSSVTRSAPIGVAAPAATGGEAPSDTAQINRYLLKKVDELELSVRSANCLKNDNIIYIGDLVGKTEAEMLRTPNFGRKSLNEIKEVLSSMGLRLGMEIPGWPPENIEEVAKKLEQEIMG; this is translated from the coding sequence CAAGGCGACGTTCATCGCCGAACCGCTGGAGCGGGGCTTTGGCCTGACGCTCGGCAACGCGCTGCGGCGCGTGCTGTTGTCGTCGCTGCAAGGTGCGGCGGTGACCTCGATCAAGATCGAGAACGTGCTGCACGAGTTCAGCTCGCTGGCGGGCGTCCGCGAGGACGTGACCGACATCGTCCTGAACGTGAAGCAGATCGCGCTGAAGATGCAGGGCGAAGGCCCGAAGCGGCTCCAGCTGTCCGCGACCGGCCCGGCCGAGGTGAAGGCAGGCGACATTGCGGTGTCGGGCGATATCGAGGTGATGAACCCCGATCTGGTGATCTGCCACCTCGACGAGGGCGCGACGTTCAACATGGAACTGACCGCCGATGTCGGTAAGGGCTATGTCGCGGCGGTCAACAACCGCCCGGCGGATGCGCCGATCGGCCTGATCCCGGTCGACGCACTCTACTCGCCGGTCCGTCAGGTGTCGTACAAGGTCGACCCGACCCGCGTCGGGCAGGACCTCGATTACGACAAGCTGACGCTGACGATCGAGACCGACGGCACCGTCACCCCGGAAGACGCGGTCGGCTATGCCGGGCGCATCCTTCAGGACCAGCTGGCGCTGTTCGTCCACTTCGACGATTCGTCGGTGACGCGGTCGGCGCCGATCGGCGTTGCCGCGCCGGCGGCGACGGGTGGCGAGGCCCCGAGCGACACCGCGCAGATCAACCGTTACCTGCTCAAGAAGGTCGACGAGCTGGAACTGTCGGTCCGTTCGGCGAACTGCCTCAAGAACGACAACATCATCTATATCGGCGATCTGGTCGGCAAGACCGAGGCCGAGATGCTGCGCACGCCGAACTTCGGCCGCAAGTCGCTCAACGAGATCAAGGAAGTGCTGTCGTCGATGGGGCTGCGGCTTGGGATGGAAATCCCCGGCTGGCCGCCCGAGAACATCGAGGAGGTCGCCAAGAAGCTCGAGCAGGAGATTATGGGGTGA